The following proteins are co-located in the Takifugu flavidus isolate HTHZ2018 chromosome 16, ASM371156v2, whole genome shotgun sequence genome:
- the rab32b gene encoding ras-related protein Rab-32 gives MTEASSASWKEKLFKVLVIGDLGVGKSSVILQYVKKCFMEKYKASIGVDFALKTIEWDPQTLVRLQFWDIAGQERFRKMSRVYYKGAMGALVVFDITNSSTLEAASEWKEDLDSNVCLHSGHLLPAVLLANKCDGEGRDRGDPSWLDGFCEKNGFSGWFETSAKDNINIDEAVHFLVQQMMLLDGGLSGEEEQRDRIPMRRASEDGPCREVCC, from the exons ATGACGGAAGCCTCATCTGCATCGTGGAAGGAGAAGCTCTTCAAGGTTTTAGTCATCGGAGATCTCGGTGTGGGGAAGAGCAGCGTCATCCTTCAGTATGTGAAGAAATGCTTCATGGAAAAGTACAAAGCCTCCATTGGAGTTGATTTTGCTCTAAAAACAATTGAATGGGATCCTCAGACTCTGGTCAGACTGCAGTTCTGGGACATCGCAG GGCAGGAGAGGTTTAGGAAGATGTCTCGGGTCTACTACAAAGGCGCAATGGGAGCACTGGTGGTCTTTGACATCACAAACAGCTCCACTCTGGAGGCTGCATCAGAGTGGAAGGAGGACCTGGACAGCAACGTCTGTCTCCACAGCGGACACCTGCTCCCCGCCGTCCTGCTGGCCAACAAATGTGACGGAGaaggaagagacagaggagacccGTCCTGGCTGGACGGCTTCTGTGAGAAGAACGGCTTCAGCGGCTGGTTTGAGACTTCAGCTAAG GACAACATCAATATTGATGAGGCAGTCCACTTCCTCGTCCAACAAATGATGCTGCTGGACGGTGGCTTGTCCGGTGAAGAGGAGCAGCGGGACAGAATCCCAATGAGGAGGGCGTCAGAGGACGGTCCGTGCCGGGAGGTGTGCTGCTGA